One Miscanthus floridulus cultivar M001 chromosome 11, ASM1932011v1, whole genome shotgun sequence DNA window includes the following coding sequences:
- the LOC136493691 gene encoding uncharacterized protein isoform X2 has product MKFKAFFTDDGISLLDKRFLPAMDKVGRVCHVFFTPTHAMLLHNLLGATAAGPDGGGPQCVAQFAKDLLFREYNVSSRNGNQIAFSVEVTLLHRALRSVLAVHAQPPAAGDAPGAPAIQVKLVNKLPAGSRTATPFLTFETKGARAAVVQDVPISRPLSRSDIERLQAALDAAKDLPQTLVQVPDLPQLQSLVDRLKNVGDLLTVAVTQYGDLHLQVSTSLVTVGSEFRKLRVIGDRANAPVGDQNLTSSTRLDMAVERGEALSVQVNMKHLVKSLHCHLAKPDCTFYGIAPGGACLTVVFQYFIPGTRLADKSISFYCRLPVLDPGSS; this is encoded by the exons ATGAAGTTCAAGGCCTTCTTCACCGACGATGGCATCTCCCTCCTCGACAAGC GATTCCTACCGGCCATGGACAAGGTGGGGCGCGTCTGCCATGTTTTCTTCACGCCCACGCACGCCATGCTCCTCCACAACCTGCTCGGCGCCACGGCCGCTGGGCCCGACGGCGGCGGCCCGCAGTGCGTCGCGCAGTTCGCCAAGGACCTCCTCTTCCGTGAGTACAACGTGTCCTCGCGAAACGGGAACCAAATCGCCTTCTCCGTCGAAGTCACGCTGCTTCACCGCGCGCTCCGCAGCGTGCTCGCCGTCCACGCGCAGCCGCCAGCCGCCGGGGACGCCCCCGGTGCCCCCGCTATACAGGTGAAGCTCGTCAACAAGCTGCCCGCAGGGTCACGAACCGCCACGCCATTCCTCACTTTCGAAACCAAGGGCGCCCGCGCGGCCGTCGTGCAGGATGTGCCCATCTCGCGCCCTCTCTCACGCTCCGACATCGAGCGGTTGCAGGCCGCCCTTGACGCTGCCAAGGATCTCCCTCAG ACTCTAGTCCAGGTTCCTGATCTGCCACAACTGCAAAGCTTAGTGGATCGTTTGAAAAACGTTGGTGATCTGCTAACAGTGGCTGTCACCCAATATGGTGATCTCCATCTACAAGTTTCTACTTCTCTTGTTACCGTTGGCTCTGAATTTCGGAAGCTCCGGGTTATTGGTGATCGTG CAAATGCACCTGTTGGCGACCAAAATCTGACTTCTTCGACTCGTTTGGATATGGCAGTTGAGAGAGGGGAAGCACTTTCAGTG CAAGTGAATATGAAGCACCTTGTTAAGAGTCTACACTGTCATTTGGCCAAGCCAGACTGTACCTTCTATG GTATTGCCCCTGGTGGTGCTTGTTTAACAGTAGTATTCCAGTATTTCATCCCAGGAACTAGATTGGCAGACAAGTCCATTAGCTTCTACTGCAGGCTTCCAGTCCTCGACCCTGGATCCAGTTAA
- the LOC136493691 gene encoding uncharacterized protein isoform X1 has protein sequence MASPSSTSVSVISHKHCSPLALPLLFSPAIHRASLVRPHDFCRTGFLPAMDKVGRVCHVFFTPTHAMLLHNLLGATAAGPDGGGPQCVAQFAKDLLFREYNVSSRNGNQIAFSVEVTLLHRALRSVLAVHAQPPAAGDAPGAPAIQVKLVNKLPAGSRTATPFLTFETKGARAAVVQDVPISRPLSRSDIERLQAALDAAKDLPQTLVQVPDLPQLQSLVDRLKNVGDLLTVAVTQYGDLHLQVSTSLVTVGSEFRKLRVIGDRANAPVGDQNLTSSTRLDMAVERGEALSVQVNMKHLVKSLHCHLAKPDCTFYGIAPGGACLTVVFQYFIPGTRLADKSISFYCRLPVLDPGSS, from the exons ATGGCATCTCCCTCCTCGACAAGCGTAAGCGTGATATCGCACAAGCACTGCTCTCCTCTCGCTCTTCCCCTCCTTTTCTCTCCCGCAATTCATCGAGCAAGCCTCGTGCGTCCCCACGATTTTTGCCGTACAGGATTCCTACCGGCCATGGACAAGGTGGGGCGCGTCTGCCATGTTTTCTTCACGCCCACGCACGCCATGCTCCTCCACAACCTGCTCGGCGCCACGGCCGCTGGGCCCGACGGCGGCGGCCCGCAGTGCGTCGCGCAGTTCGCCAAGGACCTCCTCTTCCGTGAGTACAACGTGTCCTCGCGAAACGGGAACCAAATCGCCTTCTCCGTCGAAGTCACGCTGCTTCACCGCGCGCTCCGCAGCGTGCTCGCCGTCCACGCGCAGCCGCCAGCCGCCGGGGACGCCCCCGGTGCCCCCGCTATACAGGTGAAGCTCGTCAACAAGCTGCCCGCAGGGTCACGAACCGCCACGCCATTCCTCACTTTCGAAACCAAGGGCGCCCGCGCGGCCGTCGTGCAGGATGTGCCCATCTCGCGCCCTCTCTCACGCTCCGACATCGAGCGGTTGCAGGCCGCCCTTGACGCTGCCAAGGATCTCCCTCAG ACTCTAGTCCAGGTTCCTGATCTGCCACAACTGCAAAGCTTAGTGGATCGTTTGAAAAACGTTGGTGATCTGCTAACAGTGGCTGTCACCCAATATGGTGATCTCCATCTACAAGTTTCTACTTCTCTTGTTACCGTTGGCTCTGAATTTCGGAAGCTCCGGGTTATTGGTGATCGTG CAAATGCACCTGTTGGCGACCAAAATCTGACTTCTTCGACTCGTTTGGATATGGCAGTTGAGAGAGGGGAAGCACTTTCAGTG CAAGTGAATATGAAGCACCTTGTTAAGAGTCTACACTGTCATTTGGCCAAGCCAGACTGTACCTTCTATG GTATTGCCCCTGGTGGTGCTTGTTTAACAGTAGTATTCCAGTATTTCATCCCAGGAACTAGATTGGCAGACAAGTCCATTAGCTTCTACTGCAGGCTTCCAGTCCTCGACCCTGGATCCAGTTAA
- the LOC136490979 gene encoding ABC transporter G family member 11-like isoform X2, producing MRRAGGDNLQGDGTTPRSAAPGQAMVELQANGSAADAGGAMVVGLSPLSETLWRDSKALPPGAGPAELIGDVSARLTWKDLCVTVALGPGKTQTVLDELTGYAEPGSLTALMGPSGSGKSTLLDALAGRLAANAFLSGDVLLNGRKAKLSFGAAAYVTQDDNLIGTLTVRETIGYSAMLRLPDKMLREDKRALVEGTIVEMGLQDCADTVIGNWHLRGVSGGEKRRVSIALELLMRPRLLFLDEPTSGLDSSSAFFVTQTLRGLARDGRTVIASIHQPSSEVFELFDMLFLLSGGKTVYFGQASQACEFFAQGGFPCPPLRNPSDHFLRCVNSDFDKVKATLKGSMKARAERSDDPLDRMTTSEAIRKLVASYSRSQYYYAAREKVNDISRMARASCSAFVFGFVTFMSIGGFPSFVEEMKVFQRERLNGHYGVAAFVISNTISATPFLILICFLSGTICYFMVRLHPGFEHYIFFVLNLYASVTVVESLMMAIASVIPNFLMGIIIGAGIQGIFMLVSGYFRLPYDIPKPFWRYPMQYISFHYWALQGQCQNDMKGLVFDNQYPGQPKIPGDFILKYIFQINVDRNKWIDLSVIFSMIFIYRILFFLMIKINEDALPWIRGHIARKRMQKKGPSPTFGKTPSLRGYVVDPELGSNEG from the exons ATGAGACGGGCCGGAGGAGACAACCTTCAGGGCGACGGCACGACGCCTCGGTCCGCGGCGCCCGGGCAGGCTATGGTGGAGCTGCAGGCCAACGGGTCGGCGGCGGACGCGGGGGGCGCCATGGTGGTGGGGCTCAGCCCGCTGAGCGAGACCCTGTGGCGGGACAGCAAGGCGCTCCCGCCGGGTGCCGGGCCCGCCGAGCTCATCGGCGACGTGTCGGCCAGGCTCACGTGGAAGGACCTCTGCGTCACCGTGGCGCTCGGCCCCGGCAAGACGCAGACCGTGCTGGACGAGCTCACCGGGTACGCGGAGCCCGGCTCGCTCACCGCGCTCATGGGCCCCTCGGGTTCCGGCAAGTCCACCCTGCTCGACGCCCTCGCCGGCCGCCTCGCCGCCAACGCCTTCCTCTCCGGCGACGTGCTCCTCAACGGCCGCAAGGCCAAGCTCTCTTTCGGCGCCGCG GCGTACGTGACGCAGGACGACAACCTGATCGGAACGCTGACGGTGCGCGAGACGATCGGCTACTCGGCGATGCTGCGGCTGCCGGACAAGATGCTGCGGGAGGACAAGCGCGCGCTGGTGGAGGGCACCATCGTCGAGATGGGGCTCCAGGACTGCGCCGACACCGTCATCGGAAACTGGCACCTCCGCGGGGTCAGCGGCGGCGAGAAGCGCCGCGTCAGCATCGCGCTCGAGCTCCTCATGCGCCCGCGCCTCCTCTTCCTCGACGAGCCCACCAGCGGCCTCGACAG CTCCTCGGCGTTCTTCGTGACGCAGACGCTGCGGGGCCTGGCCAGGGACGGCAGGACAGTGATTGCTTCCATCCACCAGCCCAGCAGCGAGGTGTTCGAGCTCTTCGACATGCTCTTCCTGCTGTCCGGGGGCAAAACCGTGTACTTCGGCCAAGCATCGCAAGCATGTGAG TTCTTTGCTCAAGGCGGTTTCCCTTGCCCGCCTCTGCGCAATCCATCGGACCATTTCCTGAGGTGTGTCAACTCGGACTTCGACAAGGTGAAGGCCACCCTGAAAGGATCAATGAAAGCAAGG GCTGAGAGGTCCGACGATCCCCTTGATAGGATGACTACATCAGAAGCCATCAGGAAATTGGTTGCATCCTACAGCAGGTCCCAATACTACTACGCTGCAAGGGAGAAAGTTAATGATATTTCGCGAATG GCCAGAGCTTCCTGTTCTGCATTCGTCTTTGGGTTCGTTACATTCATGTCCATTGGAGGATTCCCTTCGTTTGTTGAAGAAATGAAG GTCTTCCAACGGGAACGGCTGAATGGGCACTATGGTGTCGCAGCATTTGTCATCAGTAACACCATCTCAGCAACGCCATTCCTGATTCTAATATGCTTCTTGTCGGGAACTATATGCTACTTTATGGTGCGCCTGCATCCTGGTTTCGAACACTATATCTTCTTCGTCTTGAACCTGTACGCCAGTGTTACAGTGGTTGAAAGCTTAATGATGGCAATTGCCAGTGTCATTCCCAATTTTCTCATGGGTATCATCATAGGGGCTGGAATTCAG GGAATATTTATGCTGGTCTCTGGATACTTCAGACTTCCATACGACATCCCAAAGCCTTTTTGGAGATACCCCATGCAGTACATCAGCTTCCATTACTGGGCACTGCAG GGCCAGTGCCAGAACGACATGAAGGGCCTCGTATTCGACAACCAGTACCCAGGTCAACCCAAGATCCCCGGGGACTTCATcctgaagtacatcttccagatCAACGTGGACCGGAACAAGTGGATCGACTTGTCAGTCATTTTCAGCATGATCTTCATCTAccgcatcctcttcttcctcatgatCAAGATCAACGAGGATGCGCTGCCGTGGATCCGCGGCCACATCGCGAGGAAGAGAATGCAGAAGAAAGGCCCTAGTCCCACTTTCGGCAAGACGCCTTCGCTGAGAGGCTACGTTGTCGATCCAGAGCTCGGTTCCAATGAGGGCTAG
- the LOC136490979 gene encoding ABC transporter G family member 11-like isoform X1 has protein sequence MRRAGGDNLQGDGTTPRSAAPGQAMVELQANGSAADAGGAMVVGLSPLSETLWRDSKALPPGAGPAELIGDVSARLTWKDLCVTVALGPGKTQTVLDELTGYAEPGSLTALMGPSGSGKSTLLDALAGRLAANAFLSGDVLLNGRKAKLSFGAAAYVTQDDNLIGTLTVRETIGYSAMLRLPDKMLREDKRALVEGTIVEMGLQDCADTVIGNWHLRGVSGGEKRRVSIALELLMRPRLLFLDEPTSGLDSSSAFFVTQTLRGLARDGRTVIASIHQPSSEVFELFDMLFLLSGGKTVYFGQASQACEFFAQGGFPCPPLRNPSDHFLRCVNSDFDKVKATLKGSMKARAERSDDPLDRMTTSEAIRKLVASYSRSQYYYAAREKVNDISRMKGTVLDSGGSQASFLMQACTLTKRSFINMSRDFGYYWLRLLIYLLVTVCIGTIYLDVGTKYTSILARASCSAFVFGFVTFMSIGGFPSFVEEMKVFQRERLNGHYGVAAFVISNTISATPFLILICFLSGTICYFMVRLHPGFEHYIFFVLNLYASVTVVESLMMAIASVIPNFLMGIIIGAGIQGIFMLVSGYFRLPYDIPKPFWRYPMQYISFHYWALQGQCQNDMKGLVFDNQYPGQPKIPGDFILKYIFQINVDRNKWIDLSVIFSMIFIYRILFFLMIKINEDALPWIRGHIARKRMQKKGPSPTFGKTPSLRGYVVDPELGSNEG, from the exons ATGAGACGGGCCGGAGGAGACAACCTTCAGGGCGACGGCACGACGCCTCGGTCCGCGGCGCCCGGGCAGGCTATGGTGGAGCTGCAGGCCAACGGGTCGGCGGCGGACGCGGGGGGCGCCATGGTGGTGGGGCTCAGCCCGCTGAGCGAGACCCTGTGGCGGGACAGCAAGGCGCTCCCGCCGGGTGCCGGGCCCGCCGAGCTCATCGGCGACGTGTCGGCCAGGCTCACGTGGAAGGACCTCTGCGTCACCGTGGCGCTCGGCCCCGGCAAGACGCAGACCGTGCTGGACGAGCTCACCGGGTACGCGGAGCCCGGCTCGCTCACCGCGCTCATGGGCCCCTCGGGTTCCGGCAAGTCCACCCTGCTCGACGCCCTCGCCGGCCGCCTCGCCGCCAACGCCTTCCTCTCCGGCGACGTGCTCCTCAACGGCCGCAAGGCCAAGCTCTCTTTCGGCGCCGCG GCGTACGTGACGCAGGACGACAACCTGATCGGAACGCTGACGGTGCGCGAGACGATCGGCTACTCGGCGATGCTGCGGCTGCCGGACAAGATGCTGCGGGAGGACAAGCGCGCGCTGGTGGAGGGCACCATCGTCGAGATGGGGCTCCAGGACTGCGCCGACACCGTCATCGGAAACTGGCACCTCCGCGGGGTCAGCGGCGGCGAGAAGCGCCGCGTCAGCATCGCGCTCGAGCTCCTCATGCGCCCGCGCCTCCTCTTCCTCGACGAGCCCACCAGCGGCCTCGACAG CTCCTCGGCGTTCTTCGTGACGCAGACGCTGCGGGGCCTGGCCAGGGACGGCAGGACAGTGATTGCTTCCATCCACCAGCCCAGCAGCGAGGTGTTCGAGCTCTTCGACATGCTCTTCCTGCTGTCCGGGGGCAAAACCGTGTACTTCGGCCAAGCATCGCAAGCATGTGAG TTCTTTGCTCAAGGCGGTTTCCCTTGCCCGCCTCTGCGCAATCCATCGGACCATTTCCTGAGGTGTGTCAACTCGGACTTCGACAAGGTGAAGGCCACCCTGAAAGGATCAATGAAAGCAAGG GCTGAGAGGTCCGACGATCCCCTTGATAGGATGACTACATCAGAAGCCATCAGGAAATTGGTTGCATCCTACAGCAGGTCCCAATACTACTACGCTGCAAGGGAGAAAGTTAATGATATTTCGCGAATG AAAGGAACTGTGCTGGATTCAGGTGGCAGCCAGGCCAGCTTCCTGATGCAGGCTTGCACCCTGACCAAGCGCTCGTTCATCAACATGTCACGGGACTTTGGGTATTACTGGCTCAGGCTCCTGATCTATCTCCTGGTGACTGTTTGCATCGGCACAATCTACCTGGATGTTGGCACTAAATACACATCCATCCTT GCCAGAGCTTCCTGTTCTGCATTCGTCTTTGGGTTCGTTACATTCATGTCCATTGGAGGATTCCCTTCGTTTGTTGAAGAAATGAAG GTCTTCCAACGGGAACGGCTGAATGGGCACTATGGTGTCGCAGCATTTGTCATCAGTAACACCATCTCAGCAACGCCATTCCTGATTCTAATATGCTTCTTGTCGGGAACTATATGCTACTTTATGGTGCGCCTGCATCCTGGTTTCGAACACTATATCTTCTTCGTCTTGAACCTGTACGCCAGTGTTACAGTGGTTGAAAGCTTAATGATGGCAATTGCCAGTGTCATTCCCAATTTTCTCATGGGTATCATCATAGGGGCTGGAATTCAG GGAATATTTATGCTGGTCTCTGGATACTTCAGACTTCCATACGACATCCCAAAGCCTTTTTGGAGATACCCCATGCAGTACATCAGCTTCCATTACTGGGCACTGCAG GGCCAGTGCCAGAACGACATGAAGGGCCTCGTATTCGACAACCAGTACCCAGGTCAACCCAAGATCCCCGGGGACTTCATcctgaagtacatcttccagatCAACGTGGACCGGAACAAGTGGATCGACTTGTCAGTCATTTTCAGCATGATCTTCATCTAccgcatcctcttcttcctcatgatCAAGATCAACGAGGATGCGCTGCCGTGGATCCGCGGCCACATCGCGAGGAAGAGAATGCAGAAGAAAGGCCCTAGTCCCACTTTCGGCAAGACGCCTTCGCTGAGAGGCTACGTTGTCGATCCAGAGCTCGGTTCCAATGAGGGCTAG